A single Synergistaceae bacterium DNA region contains:
- a CDS encoding ABC transporter ATP-binding protein, whose protein sequence is MKKLASKSVTFENIKKIFRDPQSGQDVAAVAGVSFRLEPGELVTLLGPSGCGKSTILRMLSGFEQPTSGRIMIGDNDVTNTPPNKRDTAMVFQSYGLFPHMNVAENVGYGLKLRKIPQNEIDTKVQKFLEMVGLGQMGKRPPSRLSGGQQQRVALARSLIVEPSVLLLDEPLSNLDALLREQMRVEIRRLQKSLGITAMYVTHDRVEAMSLSDRIIVMKLGHIIQIGTPSDIYRDPVDTFVAGFVGKVAFFPCTVKGIDDGCHVEIRGQRFTAPRWAESLKSGDKALVMARPESLSVGEPGAGVEDGIVTANIYLGNSVETWVKTDLGNVLVQIDNPDVKKIWDEGEKVSLSFDPSLTKVLADDLEKA, encoded by the coding sequence ATAAAGAAATTGGCGAGCAAGTCAGTAACATTTGAGAACATAAAAAAAATATTCCGCGATCCTCAGTCAGGGCAGGATGTTGCGGCGGTTGCGGGTGTGTCATTCCGTCTTGAGCCGGGCGAACTGGTAACGCTTCTCGGCCCTTCAGGGTGCGGGAAGTCAACAATCCTGCGAATGTTATCGGGATTCGAGCAGCCAACATCAGGGCGAATCATGATAGGCGACAATGACGTAACGAACACTCCGCCCAACAAGCGCGACACGGCGATGGTATTTCAGAGCTACGGACTTTTCCCACATATGAATGTCGCGGAGAATGTCGGCTACGGTCTCAAGCTCAGGAAGATTCCGCAGAATGAAATTGACACAAAGGTGCAGAAATTTCTTGAGATGGTCGGGCTTGGGCAGATGGGAAAGCGTCCGCCCTCGCGTTTGTCGGGAGGCCAGCAACAAAGAGTCGCCCTCGCAAGGTCGCTTATCGTTGAGCCGTCTGTCCTGTTGCTTGATGAGCCGTTGAGCAATCTTGACGCACTTTTGAGGGAACAGATGAGAGTCGAAATTCGCCGCCTGCAAAAATCACTCGGCATCACAGCAATGTACGTAACACATGACAGAGTCGAGGCAATGAGCCTTTCAGACCGCATAATAGTCATGAAGCTCGGCCACATAATACAGATCGGGACTCCCAGCGACATATACCGGGATCCCGTTGATACGTTCGTGGCGGGGTTCGTGGGAAAAGTTGCGTTCTTTCCGTGCACGGTGAAGGGGATTGATGACGGCTGCCATGTTGAGATTCGCGGACAGAGATTCACAGCTCCGAGATGGGCGGAGAGTCTCAAGTCAGGGGATAAAGCGTTAGTGATGGCGCGTCCTGAGTCGCTTTCAGTCGGCGAACCCGGCGCGGGTGTTGAGGACGGAATCGTTACGGCGAATATCTATCTCGGCAACAGCGTAGAGACTTGGGTGAAAACTGACTTGGGAAATGTCCTTGTGCAGATCGATAATCCCGATGTCAAAAAAATCTGGGACGAGGGCGAAAAAGTGTCGCTGTCGTTTGACCCGTCATTGACGAAAGTTTTGGCGGACGACTTAGAGAAGGCGTAG
- a CDS encoding iron ABC transporter permease: MNLNKRIINFIITLLFVVLVGWWIYSSVSDEFMKQSRAAQIRTVETVAAGYPSGDDEVTEWLKRLAEDSSAYRVAYVPEIPMPGEKLSSVPKGDPELAKLTEESAMDSEFAKGFDNAAYEEIYRSVKNWTVGTHEEQALFFAPAVDIKTHDVEGALVFSFSTEGERGFMRMMNTLFFCAFVLFAVVIWQLMMSRDPIVGFALAGLFLMTLIFVAYPLFEALRLSFIEDGKFSLSTWKTILQSEGYMSALWGSLKLGCWTATFSTIVGFLFAFVVSRTNATCKKLISTMGVLPVISPPFSLTLSIILLFGNNGLITRWLRVIGLDFSIYGLPGLVLVQTMGMFPIAFLTLSGVLQAIDSTFEEASLNLSAGRFQTFSKITFPLAIPGILSAWLLVFTTSLADFANPLLLAGDLKVLSLESYIEVTGMNRLGYGAALSILLLLPTLTAFLAQRFWVAKRSYVTVTGKPSGRITELTTPGVRRVLTGIIFAIIIFLVMLYGTIFAGCFVKNWGIDYTFSLENITEAITRSTDALFDTVTLAAIATPIAGITAMIAALLIVRRKFHGKKLLEMLLMTPFALPGTLLGISYILAFNHAPIILVGTAAIIIINYVIRELPVGIEGGIASLRQIDPSIEEAATDLGADQATVFRTIVLPLVRPAFLSSLSYTFVRSMTAVSAVIFLISAKWYHITVLIYNFSENLRFGLASVLSTVLIIIVFGAFGIMRLLVRENANLMKNVT, encoded by the coding sequence ATGAATTTGAACAAGCGAATCATTAACTTCATCATAACATTGCTGTTTGTTGTGCTTGTGGGATGGTGGATATATTCAAGCGTCAGTGATGAGTTCATGAAGCAGTCAAGAGCGGCGCAGATACGGACGGTTGAGACAGTCGCGGCGGGCTACCCTTCAGGAGATGACGAGGTAACAGAATGGCTCAAGCGTCTCGCGGAAGACTCATCAGCGTACAGAGTCGCATATGTCCCGGAGATTCCCATGCCCGGCGAAAAGTTATCATCAGTCCCAAAAGGAGACCCCGAACTCGCCAAGCTCACGGAAGAGTCAGCAATGGACTCCGAGTTCGCGAAAGGTTTCGACAATGCCGCCTACGAGGAAATTTATCGGAGCGTCAAAAATTGGACTGTAGGAACTCACGAGGAACAAGCGTTATTTTTCGCTCCTGCCGTTGACATTAAGACTCATGATGTTGAAGGGGCGTTAGTGTTCTCATTCAGCACAGAGGGCGAACGGGGATTCATGCGGATGATGAACACGCTATTTTTCTGCGCGTTCGTACTTTTCGCGGTTGTGATATGGCAGCTGATGATGAGCAGGGATCCTATTGTCGGTTTTGCGCTGGCTGGATTGTTTTTGATGACGCTGATATTTGTCGCTTATCCGTTATTCGAGGCGTTGAGACTCTCATTCATTGAGGACGGAAAATTTTCCCTGTCAACGTGGAAGACGATTCTACAGTCCGAGGGCTACATGTCAGCACTATGGGGAAGCCTCAAATTAGGGTGCTGGACTGCGACATTCTCAACGATAGTGGGATTCTTGTTCGCGTTCGTAGTGTCGAGGACAAACGCCACGTGCAAGAAGCTAATATCAACAATGGGAGTCCTTCCTGTGATTTCTCCGCCGTTCTCGCTTACCCTGTCGATAATATTATTGTTCGGGAACAACGGACTCATAACGCGGTGGCTCCGGGTAATCGGTCTTGATTTCTCAATATACGGTCTTCCGGGACTTGTACTCGTTCAGACGATGGGAATGTTTCCGATTGCGTTTTTGACATTGAGCGGGGTATTGCAGGCGATTGACTCGACATTTGAGGAAGCGTCATTGAATTTGTCGGCGGGAAGATTTCAGACGTTCAGCAAAATTACATTCCCCCTTGCGATTCCGGGGATATTAAGCGCGTGGCTGTTAGTGTTTACTACGTCGCTTGCGGATTTCGCGAACCCGTTATTACTGGCGGGCGACCTGAAGGTCTTATCACTCGAAAGCTACATAGAAGTTACAGGAATGAATCGGCTCGGCTACGGTGCGGCACTGTCGATATTGTTATTACTTCCGACATTAACGGCGTTCCTTGCTCAAAGATTCTGGGTCGCGAAACGTTCATACGTAACTGTAACGGGCAAACCTTCTGGGAGAATCACGGAGCTTACGACACCGGGAGTCAGACGAGTCTTAACGGGGATAATCTTTGCGATAATAATCTTCCTAGTGATGTTATACGGGACAATTTTCGCGGGGTGTTTCGTGAAAAACTGGGGCATTGATTACACGTTCAGCCTGGAGAATATCACGGAGGCTATAACGCGCTCGACTGATGCACTTTTCGACACGGTAACGCTTGCGGCAATCGCGACACCTATCGCAGGAATCACGGCCATGATTGCGGCATTGCTGATAGTCCGCAGGAAATTTCACGGCAAGAAACTTCTTGAGATGCTATTGATGACTCCGTTCGCTTTGCCCGGGACTCTTCTCGGAATAAGCTACATACTTGCGTTCAATCATGCCCCGATAATTTTGGTGGGAACGGCGGCAATCATCATCATCAATTACGTGATACGGGAATTGCCCGTAGGCATTGAGGGCGGAATAGCGTCCCTGCGTCAGATTGACCCGTCAATAGAGGAGGCCGCAACAGATCTCGGAGCGGATCAGGCTACAGTGTTCCGTACAATCGTATTACCGTTGGTGCGTCCTGCGTTCCTGTCGAGTTTGTCGTATACGTTCGTGCGGTCAATGACGGCGGTTAGTGCGGTAATCTTCCTGATTTCGGCGAAATGGTATCACATCACGGTGTTAATCTATAACTTCTCGGAAAATCTGCGTTTCGGGCTGGCTAGTGTCCTGTCAACCGTATTAATCATAATCGTGTTCGGTGCGTTCGGAATAATGCGCTTGCTTGTGCGCGAGAATGCAAACTTGATGAAGAACGTAACGTAG
- a CDS encoding ABC transporter substrate-binding protein, translating into MPIAIGYLHDQIKLQREGAKIEIAIPSDGTGFETASMSILKGGPDALNAKKLYDWVLGQKAMDTIARWYVIPLSDKATPTDTGFSLAKMNLVNQDDQWDAANKERLLERWNKEISTAPEK; encoded by the coding sequence ATTCCGATAGCAATCGGCTACCTTCATGATCAGATTAAACTTCAGCGCGAGGGGGCGAAAATTGAGATCGCTATACCGTCTGACGGGACTGGATTCGAGACGGCCTCAATGTCAATCCTAAAGGGAGGCCCGGACGCTCTCAACGCCAAAAAGCTCTATGACTGGGTACTCGGACAGAAAGCTATGGACACGATAGCAAGATGGTACGTCATTCCGCTGTCGGACAAAGCTACGCCGACTGACACGGGATTTTCTCTCGCGAAAATGAATCTCGTGAATCAGGACGACCAGTGGGACGCGGCCAACAAAGAAAGACTCCTCGAACGCTGGAACAAAGAAATCTCAACAGCTCCCGAAAAGTAA
- a CDS encoding extracellular solute-binding protein encodes MKKFVLSLVIVMALSVMACAAESVKAYTTMEEPLAKALFDAFEADTGIKVEWVRLSGGEAIARLEAERANPQASIWVGGVGTQHIEAKLRGLSTPYRSRAAGSIPAKYRDPENYWTGLYVGPIAFCMNTDRAKELGLDMPKSWADLLKPEYAKKVRVAHPSTSGTAYNMITTVIRIFGGDEDKAFAYFKDLSKSVE; translated from the coding sequence ATGAAGAAATTTGTGTTATCTCTTGTTATCGTCATGGCGTTGTCTGTCATGGCCTGTGCCGCTGAGTCGGTCAAAGCCTATACGACAATGGAAGAGCCGTTAGCAAAAGCATTGTTTGACGCTTTCGAGGCTGACACGGGGATCAAAGTCGAATGGGTGAGGCTGTCAGGTGGCGAGGCTATAGCGCGTCTTGAGGCTGAACGGGCAAATCCGCAGGCAAGCATATGGGTTGGCGGTGTCGGGACTCAGCACATTGAAGCAAAACTGCGGGGGCTGTCGACTCCTTACCGTTCGAGGGCGGCGGGGAGCATTCCGGCGAAATACAGAGACCCCGAAAATTATTGGACGGGACTCTATGTCGGGCCTATAGCTTTCTGCATGAACACGGACCGGGCGAAAGAGTTAGGACTCGACATGCCGAAAAGCTGGGCGGATCTCCTGAAGCCTGAGTACGCGAAAAAAGTCCGCGTGGCACATCCCAGCACATCAGGAACAGCCTATAACATGATTACGACAGTAATACGGATATTCGGAGGCGATGAGGATAAAGCGTTCGCATACTTCAAAGACCTGTCGAAATCTGTGGAGTAG
- a CDS encoding ankyrin repeat domain-containing protein, whose product MPLSDSDFCLLCRSGLYDEIKSALNDGAFVNAAVSLNPKNFMAVLKSIVFRKNHHNTTPLIEAAENNPSSSIIELLYEYGADPDKPNDAGITPLEAALTAGRTGNALALLRVCRDDDGTGKNRALMSAAKDGNIPAVRELITAGADLSARDSDGNTALMLAVMNRHVKTANVIIEYAGDSINHKDEILIKAVSATKPSQKLIEKLLEWGASPKSAVSYARENRALMGSRILRRIISESR is encoded by the coding sequence ATGCCGCTCTCTGATTCTGACTTCTGCCTTTTGTGCCGCAGCGGGCTTTATGACGAAATCAAATCCGCCCTAAATGACGGTGCTTTTGTCAACGCGGCTGTGAGTCTGAATCCCAAAAATTTCATGGCCGTATTGAAATCTATAGTCTTCAGGAAAAATCATCATAACACAACGCCCCTAATCGAGGCCGCCGAAAATAATCCAAGCTCGTCAATCATAGAGCTTCTATACGAGTACGGAGCAGACCCCGACAAGCCTAATGACGCAGGAATTACCCCTCTTGAAGCAGCATTGACAGCAGGCAGGACGGGAAACGCATTAGCCCTCCTCCGCGTTTGCAGGGATGATGACGGCACCGGGAAAAACCGCGCTCTAATGTCAGCCGCAAAGGACGGAAATATTCCCGCAGTCCGTGAGCTTATCACCGCAGGGGCAGACCTCAGCGCAAGAGATTCAGACGGCAATACAGCCCTTATGCTCGCAGTGATGAACAGGCACGTCAAGACCGCAAATGTCATAATCGAATACGCCGGAGACAGCATAAACCACAAGGACGAAATACTCATTAAGGCCGTCAGCGCGACAAAGCCGAGTCAGAAATTAATCGAGAAATTACTGGAATGGGGAGCGAGTCCCAAAAGCGCAGTGAGTTACGCAAGAGAGAACCGCGCATTGATGGGCAGCAGAATTTTGCGGAGGATTATCAGTGAAAGCAGATGA
- a CDS encoding trypsin-like peptidase domain-containing protein has product MKADEYMTPDEACWYLGISPDDTDLDIDRIERNYHARMSIYDPIRFAPDTPEYDEARRMRQNIEAAYEYLVEAYYDIYGHDDAEEETQPQKSPQPVSKEKPRGNIIMKLALIMSTVTALTLGYFLYTSRESPKNDRDYSRLLHEIEQLRAKTDIPIQQNNIAPDYADLVERVMPSIVMIKTDTGTGSGFFVSANGDILTNWHVIQGAGYITVTPQNGASLSASLKDYDAEKDMALLMVKTSSPVKFLTISPRLPRQGEAVIAIGNPKGLSGTVSNGIVSAFRENNTWVQFTAPISPGSSGGALVNLRGEVVGMPTKLRTDGQNLNFAIAPGILSRFFQSARDKTPRKLPGKSDGVDTGSMIFVRSDESYEMYIAADYIEYDSANSQAAFVSVWFPTERTNRQMKRDPNFRAVHGKNFGPCILLYAVDLSDNTYLHLRTVNLYTDGSIARDYVRPQRDYRWEKPARGSRINELIGAVRKYLGR; this is encoded by the coding sequence GTGAAAGCAGATGAATATATGACTCCTGATGAAGCCTGCTGGTATCTTGGGATTTCGCCTGATGACACGGATTTAGACATCGACAGGATAGAGCGCAACTACCACGCCCGTATGTCTATTTATGACCCTATACGCTTTGCCCCCGACACGCCCGAATATGACGAGGCTCGCCGGATGAGGCAGAATATCGAGGCCGCGTATGAGTATCTCGTCGAGGCATATTACGACATTTACGGCCATGATGACGCGGAAGAGGAAACGCAGCCGCAAAAATCCCCTCAGCCCGTCAGCAAAGAAAAGCCCCGCGGAAATATCATCATGAAACTTGCGCTGATTATGTCGACAGTAACAGCTTTGACTCTGGGTTACTTCCTGTATACCTCGCGTGAGAGTCCGAAAAATGACCGTGATTATTCGCGCCTCCTTCATGAGATTGAACAGCTCCGGGCAAAAACTGACATTCCCATTCAGCAGAATAATATAGCTCCTGATTACGCGGATTTAGTTGAACGGGTAATGCCGTCAATCGTGATGATTAAGACCGACACAGGGACGGGAAGCGGGTTCTTTGTCAGCGCAAACGGGGACATTCTCACAAACTGGCATGTTATACAGGGCGCGGGATATATCACCGTAACCCCTCAGAACGGAGCGAGCCTTTCCGCAAGCCTGAAGGATTATGACGCGGAAAAGGACATGGCATTATTGATGGTGAAAACGTCATCCCCTGTGAAATTCCTGACGATTAGCCCGCGTTTGCCGAGACAGGGAGAAGCCGTTATAGCCATCGGGAATCCCAAAGGGTTAAGCGGAACGGTCTCGAACGGAATCGTGTCGGCCTTCCGGGAAAATAATACTTGGGTACAGTTCACCGCGCCAATTTCGCCGGGGTCAAGCGGGGGTGCGCTCGTGAATCTCCGGGGCGAGGTTGTCGGAATGCCCACGAAGTTACGCACGGACGGACAGAATTTGAACTTTGCCATAGCTCCGGGGATATTGTCGCGCTTCTTCCAGTCAGCGAGGGACAAGACTCCGCGCAAACTTCCGGGGAAATCTGACGGCGTTGACACGGGCAGCATGATATTTGTCCGCAGTGATGAGAGCTACGAGATGTACATAGCCGCGGACTACATAGAGTATGACAGCGCAAATTCTCAGGCGGCGTTCGTGAGCGTATGGTTTCCGACAGAGAGAACTAACAGGCAGATGAAGAGGGATCCGAATTTCCGGGCGGTACACGGGAAAAATTTCGGGCCGTGCATATTGCTGTACGCTGTTGACCTGTCCGACAATACATATTTGCACCTTCGGACGGTGAATCTTTACACGGACGGGAGCATAGCGCGTGATTACGTTCGTCCGCAGAGGGATTACAGGTGGGAGAAGCCCGCGAGGGGAAGCAGGATTAATGAGCTAATCGGGGCGGTGAGGAAATATTTGGGAAGGTGA
- a CDS encoding flavin reductase family protein, whose translation MLKDLGSLPAVFPMPVLMVATYGEDGKIDIMNVAWGGICGMDKIALNLATERKTLKNILARKAFTVALADEAHVKEADFLGTASGNVMADKFERTGLHAHKSAHVDAPVIEEFPVTMECRLEEIRDCFGEQRVVGTIVNVLAEERVLDEKGKVDAGKLNAIMFDQFRNTYYTVGKEIAQAWRVGAELMKK comes from the coding sequence ATGCTTAAAGATTTAGGCTCACTGCCCGCTGTGTTTCCTATGCCCGTTTTAATGGTTGCGACTTACGGCGAGGACGGAAAAATCGACATCATGAACGTAGCCTGGGGCGGCATCTGCGGAATGGACAAAATCGCCCTCAACCTTGCCACAGAGCGCAAGACCCTCAAGAATATTCTTGCCCGCAAAGCATTTACCGTAGCCCTTGCCGATGAAGCCCACGTGAAAGAAGCCGACTTCCTCGGCACAGCCTCCGGGAATGTCATGGCCGACAAGTTCGAGCGAACCGGCCTTCACGCACACAAGAGCGCACATGTTGACGCACCCGTCATTGAGGAGTTCCCCGTAACAATGGAATGCAGGCTTGAGGAAATCCGCGACTGTTTCGGCGAGCAGAGAGTCGTAGGGACAATCGTCAATGTTCTTGCGGAAGAAAGAGTCCTCGATGAGAAGGGCAAAGTTGACGCGGGGAAACTGAACGCGATAATGTTCGACCAGTTCAGGAACACATATTACACTGTCGGAAAAGAAATCGCGCAGGCATGGAGAGTCGGCGCGGAGCTGATGAAAAAGTAA
- a CDS encoding cell envelope biogenesis protein TolA, translated as MAENSTIAEIKAAETQAANAVQKAKEDAAKKLNRATSDAENSLKEARQAAARQFRDKIRRAEEAAETKAKAVLSKRESDAKAFYEKHKGKVTAAASFIMEEVMKKYGSSQA; from the coding sequence ATGGCGGAGAACTCAACAATCGCTGAGATAAAAGCTGCTGAGACTCAAGCCGCTAATGCTGTCCAGAAAGCTAAGGAGGACGCTGCGAAAAAACTCAACCGCGCAACTTCTGACGCAGAAAATTCCCTCAAGGAAGCACGCCAGGCAGCCGCACGCCAGTTCCGCGACAAGATTCGCAGGGCAGAAGAGGCCGCAGAGACAAAAGCAAAAGCTGTTCTCTCAAAGCGTGAGTCAGATGCAAAGGCTTTCTACGAGAAACACAAAGGAAAAGTTACGGCAGCTGCTTCATTCATAATGGAAGAGGTGATGAAAAAATATGGGAGTAGCCAGGCTTAA
- a CDS encoding V-type ATP synthase subunit I: MGVARLKKAELYYHKSIHEQIAAALQETGACQIISSAEENHSRPADVEALISRNDEYLADVRYLSRTLTPHYVDPVPALDRMLGERPEVTMTELADLAAKTDLKAVCDKTRAVEHETGDNRLKLSDARNTALILSSLEFFPYPLSAITEGTKTLTGVVGTVKPGNVSGLKAALGDFSKYRDDSELIIAPYDEKTTDIFAALIYSRSIEDEIREVCAKNGFTPVEVPATLTGTYDEEKERLAGEISALEAKEIELDERLKALAEENVPTVQKLSDYYNSLSARYNGTAMSDETDSVMLTRFWLPADRADEIRAKIEAISTDVELVLSDPAPDEEPPSLLANGSTVRPFNILTELYSSPKYRGIDPTPLLAPFFWVFFGMCLGDAGYGIVVFGLILFVFRKYKKIAPGVKDFITLFLFCSVSTFIYGVISGSFFGNFIDAFLPPLVPMKNALMLVDPMTNPMQVLGISLLLGVVHLMFGLLISAYDKLRNGEIIDAIGEKISWFFFIVGLCLYGVGLGGMLPPHFVQIGAAMAGLGAVIIFIYAGKGEPNYFKKVINGFLALYGSTSYLGDILSYSRLLALGFGSAVIGMVINLLGGLAADIPYVGWFVAITVVIGGHIFSIAINILGSFVHPLRLQYVEFFGKFYSGGGEPFTPLTLSQEFVNVKA, from the coding sequence ATGGGAGTAGCCAGGCTTAAGAAGGCGGAGCTGTATTATCACAAATCCATTCATGAACAGATCGCCGCGGCACTTCAGGAGACGGGAGCATGTCAGATAATCTCATCAGCGGAGGAAAACCATTCCCGCCCGGCTGACGTTGAAGCACTGATTTCCCGAAATGATGAATACCTCGCCGATGTCCGCTACTTGTCTAGGACATTAACACCGCACTATGTCGACCCGGTTCCGGCTCTCGACAGAATGCTGGGTGAGCGTCCTGAAGTTACAATGACGGAGCTGGCTGACCTTGCGGCGAAAACAGATCTCAAAGCGGTTTGCGATAAGACACGCGCAGTTGAACATGAGACAGGGGACAACAGGCTCAAGCTCTCAGACGCTAGGAATACGGCGTTAATTTTGTCATCACTTGAATTTTTCCCTTACCCTCTCTCAGCAATCACGGAAGGAACAAAGACATTGACCGGCGTTGTCGGAACAGTGAAGCCCGGAAATGTCAGCGGCTTAAAGGCTGCACTCGGTGATTTCTCGAAATACAGGGACGACTCAGAGTTAATCATTGCTCCCTATGACGAGAAAACTACCGATATTTTTGCGGCTTTGATTTACTCGCGCAGTATTGAGGACGAAATAAGAGAGGTCTGCGCGAAAAATGGATTTACCCCCGTTGAAGTCCCAGCGACATTGACGGGAACATATGACGAGGAAAAAGAAAGACTCGCCGGTGAAATCTCCGCGCTTGAGGCAAAAGAAATTGAGCTTGACGAGAGACTCAAAGCCCTTGCTGAAGAGAACGTGCCGACAGTGCAGAAACTTTCGGACTACTACAACAGCCTTTCCGCCCGCTATAACGGCACGGCCATGAGCGACGAGACAGACTCGGTAATGCTGACTCGATTCTGGCTTCCTGCTGACCGGGCAGACGAGATCCGCGCAAAAATCGAGGCCATAAGCACGGATGTTGAGTTAGTACTCTCAGACCCTGCGCCCGATGAAGAGCCGCCCTCACTCCTGGCGAACGGAAGCACCGTAAGGCCCTTCAACATTCTGACGGAGCTTTACTCCTCGCCGAAATACAGGGGGATTGACCCGACTCCGCTTCTTGCGCCGTTCTTCTGGGTATTTTTCGGAATGTGTCTAGGCGACGCGGGATACGGTATTGTAGTGTTCGGCCTGATTCTGTTCGTCTTCAGGAAGTACAAGAAGATTGCTCCGGGCGTAAAAGATTTCATAACGCTGTTCCTTTTCTGCTCGGTGTCGACATTTATTTACGGCGTAATTTCCGGCTCATTCTTCGGGAATTTCATTGACGCATTTTTGCCCCCGTTAGTCCCTATGAAGAATGCGTTAATGCTTGTTGACCCAATGACGAATCCCATGCAGGTATTAGGAATCTCGCTGTTGCTGGGCGTAGTTCACCTGATGTTCGGGCTTCTGATTTCGGCGTATGACAAGCTGAGGAACGGAGAAATCATTGACGCGATCGGCGAAAAAATATCGTGGTTCTTCTTCATTGTCGGACTCTGCTTATACGGTGTGGGACTGGGCGGAATGTTGCCCCCTCACTTTGTGCAGATAGGCGCGGCGATGGCTGGACTCGGAGCTGTGATAATCTTCATTTACGCGGGCAAGGGTGAGCCTAATTACTTCAAGAAGGTCATAAACGGATTCTTAGCGTTATACGGCTCAACGTCATATCTTGGAGATATTCTCAGCTACAGCAGGCTTCTTGCGCTGGGATTCGGCTCGGCGGTCATCGGAATGGTAATAAACCTTCTCGGCGGACTCGCGGCTGATATTCCGTATGTCGGCTGGTTCGTGGCAATCACCGTAGTAATCGGCGGACATATCTTCAGCATTGCGATAAACATACTCGGCTCATTTGTTCACCCGTTAAGGCTTCAGTATGTTGAATTTTTCGGAAAGTTTTACAGCGGCGGCGGAGAACCCTTCACCCCGTTGACGCTCTCACAGGAATTTGTGAACGTGAAAGCGTAA
- a CDS encoding V-type ATP synthase subunit K yields MEHLGLSLALFGAALAAALAGIGSAIGIGVAGGAAAGVMTEDPNKFGSCLILQALPGTQGIYGLLIAFFVLNKLGLLGGAGAVALTWNQGLQILASCLPIAVVGWYSAIWQGKTSAASIQMIGKKPEAMGKAIILPAMVETYAVLALLTSILMLMGVQVG; encoded by the coding sequence ATGGAACATCTTGGACTTTCACTCGCGCTGTTCGGGGCGGCACTTGCGGCGGCTCTTGCAGGAATCGGATCAGCAATCGGAATCGGCGTAGCAGGCGGAGCTGCGGCAGGCGTAATGACTGAGGATCCCAACAAGTTCGGCTCATGCTTAATCCTTCAGGCACTTCCCGGAACGCAGGGTATCTACGGACTCCTTATCGCATTCTTCGTCCTGAACAAGCTCGGACTCCTCGGCGGAGCTGGCGCGGTCGCACTCACATGGAATCAGGGACTCCAGATTCTTGCGTCATGCCTCCCGATAGCGGTCGTGGGCTGGTACTCGGCAATCTGGCAGGGCAAAACGTCAGCGGCATCGATTCAGATGATCGGCAAGAAGCCTGAAGCGATGGGAAAAGCAATAATCCTCCCCGCAATGGTCGAGACATACGCCGTTCTTGCGCTTCTTACGAGTATATTAATGCTCATGGGAGTACAGGTAGGCTAA